gttccaggctgctaTGGAAAAGGCGCGCCGTGACGCCGAGGGGCTAAGAGCCGCTGCTACCGAGCGGGCCCGCCGAGACGCCGAGGaactggcgcggctgaggggggagaatgGAGCCCTTCGCGCGGAATGCGACCAATTCCGTTTGCAGGTGCACGGGCTCCAGACCGCCGTGTCCCTCAGTGCCGACCGGGAACGCGAGCTGAAGGCctaggccgacggtgaggctctttctgcttCTGTATTTCCGTGTCGTTGGTGTTTCGTTTCCTTTAACTTGGTGAGGTTTCTTGATCGGCTCCTGCAGAGGACATTGCCAGGTTGCGGGTtttgctcgacgaggagcgcggcgagcacggcgccttgcgggatgcggtccgcgtcgtctgcgaggacttcggcgtcgctccggaagaagggtcgagctcgctgccggcccgtgttcttgaagtgcgccatcgccgtcgtgagattgccgtggacgcgcttcaccttggtgtgcggcgcgccttcggggtcttcggctctcactatgccgacattaactttgtcgggatgagtgaggggtactgcgccggctacaccgacgccgagctggacgagatcgactccGTGGTgactgcgccggcggaggccctcgcgaagcttctggaggatgaagccgttccccctgccgaccctgaagccgctccTGCCGGTCTcgaggcccctgccgccgccgaccctgaagccgacGCTCCTGTTGACCCCGAAGCCGCCGCTtcagccgaccccgggactactgctccagccgaccctcctgtcaattagctgtaccgggcttgtGCCCAAAAAACGTTTGTATTTAAGTCAGTCGTCTTGAACTTGTTTGCGCTGGCCATAtgggcctgttcttatgactttttattttgtgctaatgaaaccgtttccctttgttattcctttggttttTGAAAGCGTTCGGATGCGTTGCCGGGCGtgtcagtaagtttttgatgagcgaaggtaccgtagccgctggggcataggctttttcgcagtccgatcgcaacttggctgagtaccgttcatgcatccttatcttttttgcgtccaaaggttttcgaaagggagtgtccgatttttgaaagaagaaaaacgtttttctttttagcggtgcccagcggctggggttgggacccctgatagcccccgaggggtgttcGATCCTGGggccaggccagggtcggatacccctgagctcaaaagaaaaggccttcttGTTTCGTGAAggtcaaaactggtagcccccgaggggtatgcgaccttgggacgaggccagggtcggatacccctgagcttaaacgaaaagacctgagccaaggtggctcagggtttctttttagcagaagaataaaactggtagcccctgaggggtatgcgaccttggaacgaggccagggtcggatacccctgagcttaagcgaaAACGGGGGCAAGGTTATATATAACTTATAAACgagagctatgggtagaagcgccttagctgttctatgttccaggcgttgctgaagatttgcccatcgggagttgccagcttgtaggtgcctggccgtagcacctgtgcgatgatgaacgggccttcccatgggggagtcaacttgtgccgacccctgttgtcttggacgaggcggagcactagatctccaacgttgaaggcgcggccttgtattttgcggctgtggtaacgccgtagggcctgctggtacttagccgagtgtAGGAGGGCTACATCTCGTGcttcgtcgagttggtcttgcGCGTCCTTGAGCGACGcttggtttccctgttcgtcgtatgctttgacccttggtgacccgtactccaagtcggtgggcaggatggcctcggacccgtaaaccatgaagaacggggtgaatcctgtcgcccggctgggggtcgtcctcaggctccagaggactgctgggagttccgcaacccatcgtccgccgaactttttaaggcggtcgaagatccgtggcttgagaccctgaagtatcatgccgttggctcgttcgacttgcccgttcgtgcgggggtgcgcaactgccgcccaatccacttgaatgtggtggtcgtcgcagaactggaggaatcgtTTTCCGGTGAATTACGTACCGTTGTCggttatgatggagttcgggatcccgaagcggtggatgatgtcggtgaagaattgtaccgcctgctcggacttgatttgcgccacaggccttgcttcgatccatttggaaaacttgtcgacagcgacgagtaggtgggtgaagcccccgggcgcccttttgaagggtccaacgagatccagcccccagaccgcgaacggccacgtgatggggatggtttgtaatgcctgcgcgggcagatgggtttgacgggcaaagaattggcatccttcgcaagtgcggactacctgggtagcatccgcgaccgcggttggccagtagaaaccttgccggaaagCATTGCCCACaagcgtccttggcgcagcgtgatGACCGcaagccccggcgtggatgtcctggatcagcgcctttccctgctcgatcgggatgcagcactggaggatccccgtgtggcttcgcttgtaaagctcctggtcgatgatggtgaaggatttcgcacggcgcgtgatcctgcgggcttcggtcttgtcagtggggagcgcgtcgtggataaggtactcgaggtacggggctctccaatcggtcggGGGGTCGGTCCCTGGTGCGGGgcccgcctcgatttccataacctCGGGGTTGGTGTTCGGGTCCAGGATAGGTGGCGtattgccgacctctcctggctcggatcccgaccccaaggctgggcatgcctcgccgacccctgctggctccgggtAACGGATCGAAGGCTCCAGCTGGTCGCTAatgaagacgccgtcggggacgggcatccggccggacgccgcctttgcgagctcgtcggcggcttcgttgaagcgccttgcgacgtggctgagctccaacccgtcgaacttgtcctcgagcttacgtacctcgtcgcagtaggcggccatttttggatcatggcagctccattctttcatgacctgttcgacgaccaactgggaatcgcctcggacgtctagtcgacggatgcccagctcgatggcgatgcgaagcccgttgagaagggcttcatactcagcgacattgttggatgcaggaaaatggaggcgaatcATGTACCTTATGCGTACGCCCAGCGGAGAGACGAaaacgaggcctgctccggcgcgggccctcatcagcgacccgtcgaagtacagcGTCCaatactcctgctcctctgtcgCCGGCGGTGTTTGTATCTCTGTCCATTCGGCCACaaaatcggcaagtacctgggatttgatggcagcgcgggggacgtaggtgataccctggtccataagctcaacCGCCCATTTCGCGATCCtccctgttgcatttgggttccggattacttcaccaagcgggaatgaagagacgaccgttaccgggtgggaggtgaagtagtgacgcagc
The genomic region above belongs to Setaria italica strain Yugu1 chromosome VI, Setaria_italica_v2.0, whole genome shotgun sequence and contains:
- the LOC111257708 gene encoding uncharacterized protein LOC111257708; the protein is MAAYCDEVRKLEDKFDGLELSHVARRFNEAADELAKAASGRMPVPDGVFISDQLEPSIRYPEPAGPGEVGNTPPILDPNTNPEVMEIEAGPAPGTDPPTDWRAPYLEYLIHDALPTDKTEARRITRRAKSFTIIDQELYKRSHTGILQCCIPIEQGKALIQDIHAGACGHHAAPRTLVGNAFRQGFYWPTAVADATQVVRTCEGCQFFARQTHLPAQALQTIPITWPFAVWGLDLFTGKRFLQFCDDHHIQVDWAAVAHPRTNGQVERANGMILQGLKPRIFDRLKKFGGRWVAELPAVLWSLRTTEPIKKPHQVKGNETPTTRKYRSRKSLTVGLGLQLAFPVGTEGHGGLEPVHLQTELVAFRAKGSILPPQPRQFLGVSAGPLGSSGS